Proteins found in one Quercus robur chromosome 2, dhQueRobu3.1, whole genome shotgun sequence genomic segment:
- the LOC126699161 gene encoding uncharacterized protein LOC126699161 has translation MVNLHRRQIVPSVSCALCNVLPEDSLHAVWYCEAISGAWSTLDWFHQTAPPRPTSFTELLSSFLYNKEEFRAEIFVIMVWLLWNRRNAVQFGHPPLPVASICSSAGSYLQEFLQAQNVVPESPRPPPMQQWRPPDPQCFKVNFDAALFQRSNLAGIGIIARNHVGEAVGALSSPIPMAQSVADIEALACLKAVQFALEIGLNRVVIEGDSAVIINALLHGAGELASFGNILDDIRLHSSVFPFVEFVHVSRICNSVADALAKKAKSNVGDQIWLNDLPSDIAPLVLHDVH, from the coding sequence ATGGTGAACCTTCATCGGCGTCAGATTGTTCCTAGTGTGAGCTGTGCGCTGTGTAATGTTCTTCCTGAAGACTCTCTTCATGCAGTGTGGTATTGTGAAGCCATTTCAGGTGCCTGGTCTACGTTGGATTGGTTTCATCAAACTGCACCACCACGTCCCACTTCATTCACTGAACTACTTTCCAGTTTTCTGTACAACAAAGAGGAGTTTAGAGCAGAGATTTTCGTGATCATGGTGTGGTTGCTGTGGAATAGGCGTAATGCAGTCCAATTTGGTCACCCGCCTCTTCCAGTGGCTAGTATTTGCAGTTCTGCAGGTAGTTATTTGCAGGAATTTCTTCAAGCCCAAAATGTGGTGCCTGAATCGCCCCGTCCTCCTCCCATGCAACAATGGCGACCTCCGGACCCTCAATGCTTCAAAGTAAATTTCGATGCCGCTTTGTTTCAGCGCTCAAACTTGGCAGGTATTGGGATCATAGCCCGTAATCATGTTGGTGAAGCAGTGGGTGCTCTGTCCTCGCCCATTCCAATGGCCCAGTCCGTGGCAGATATAGAAGCCTTAGCATGTTTGAAGGCTGTTCAGTTTGCATTGGAAATTGGCCTCAACCGAGTTGTGATTGAAGGAGATTCAGCAGTCATCATCAATGCTCTTCTTCACGGTGCGGGTGAACTAGCCAGTTTCGGAAACATCTTGGATGATATTCGTTTACACTCCTCTGTTTTTCCGTTTGTGGAATTTGTTCATGTTAGTCGCATTTGTAATTCAGTGGCTGATGCTCTCGCTAAGAAAGCTAAGTCAAACGTTGGGGATCAGATTTGGCTGAATGATTTGCCATCTGATATTGCTCCGTTAGTTTTGCATGATgttcactag